The sequence TTATACAATTTATTGGTTCTAACACAAATCCACACTCACACACATTATTTGATTAATATGATTGGTAACGATAAAAACATTGACACATAGTCCATTTATGTCACAATTTTCAAGTCATCGACTTGGAGAGTTTCGATATCCTGGTTTTGAAAATTGCTTCTGTTTCTACTGGCGTAGAACTTACCCCATTTATAGCCTTTGTACCTTGGAGGGTTTTTAGGACTCACAAGCTCTTCTAATGGCTTCACTTCCACATCATGTGAAGGCAACAAGAAGAATGGTATGGAATATCTCTCTCTTGTTGTGTTCACCACCACTCTATGCTCTGCGCTCCAATACTTATCATTCGTCCATAGCTAtgttatcatttttattatatagtaacACTCATATTATAATATGCCTTATTTTGCATAACTCTAGAAGCTAAAGATAATTGTGACTGACCTTCACGACAACCAtcatatattggattttttgcaccttctaacaagtcatagaattttttttgaatggttaagTACTGGTTCTTCTACACTCTGATAACCCCCATCCCATTGATAGTTATCATCAAAACCCACATTAgaaggaaatgcatcattcaccatatccacatatgtatcttctactacattacccactTCCTCACTCCCACTAATAAAAGTCGGATCAACAGTACTCGTTCCTATATTCATATTAATTTCTTCCCATGCTTATACCAAACGTAATAATTTGGTATAAACCCATaactaaaaagatgattccaaattctAGTCCCTAGAAAACGCTTCCCGTTTTTGCACCTACTACAAGGGCAAAAAAACTTACCTCCGTTTTCTTGTGCAAAAGGCTGGCTATTTGCAAATTGCATGAACTGCTCCATCTCGGCTCtgaactcttctgtaaaatttCTCGTCACCTCATCGACCCTCTTGTACATCCACTCCCGgaaattactataattgtaacttcctgacattattataaatctctATGATCAcgtttttttgtgttgttttgtgtttctgcGAGTGAGAAAAACGATTGGTGAGCTCAATTTATATAGACATATTTAGCGACTAAAAAGTGACTATATCACGTAGTCACCAAATACAGGTACACCTACTCCGTAATGCTAAAAACGTGTTTTCAACCAACTTTTAGCGACTACATTAACAACTACACAATTGGTCGCTAATTTGGCGACTGTTTTTGACGACAACATTCACAACTTTCTTATTTCGTCGCTATTTAATTGCCATTTAGCGATTAAATTGTTTTGTCACAAATAAGTGACTAATAAACGATTATAAAAGAATAGTCACAAAGCAGTCGCTAATTAGTGGTTAAATTGTCGCTAAATTTAACGACTACGCTTTTAGTCGCCGATCGTAGTCAGAAAAACcgtgtttttttgtagtgttaaGTTTTTACAttagacaaaataaaatgtatagtTTATTAGACTTTGTCGTAGGGGAAAGCTAATATGAAAATTCTCTACATGATAAATGACATAATTATGAATTTGAGTTCGAATTTCTCACTTGTAAACAGAACAGATCAAAAGAGGTCCACACTTACGTACATAGTTACACATTCAGTTGTTCACTAGTCACACTAGCTACCAATATAATCGTGACCTCTGACCATATTCAGTGGTTCTCTAGTCACAAATCAATtgatataatttgttttaccGGTTTATTATGCACggatgtcatcttcttcttttttccctgTTTTGCCAATacatgagaaaagaagaaaagaaaacttatatCACATTTAAATCCTGCTACTTCCAATACACAGAAGTTATCAAATTTATTAGTTCTGACACAAATCCACACTCACAcacattatttgattattatgaTTGGTAAAAGATAAAATCATTGACATATAGTCTATTCTTTCACAACTTTGAAGTCATCAGTTTGAATGTTTTCGATATCCTGGTTTTGAAAATTGCTTCTGTTTCTACTGGCGTAGAACTTACCCCATTTATAGCCTTTGTACCTTGGAGGGTTTTTAGGACTCACAAGCTCTTCTAATGGCTTCACTTCCACATCATGTGAAGGCAACAAGAAGAATGGTATGGAATATCTCTCTCTTGTTGTGTTCACCACCACTCTATGCTCTGCGCTCCAATACTTATCATTCGTCCATAGCTAtgttatcatttttattatatagtaataCTCATTAGTTATGATAGCTAGAATCTCGTAATGTTGTGTATAATATGACATAATATCAAGGATATAAATTACCTCCATACAGTTGCCTAAATTGATGACAAGAGCATTAGGGACGGGTCTAATGGGAAACCAAACACCGTCCGATCTACGACGCACTTGTAATCCTCCAACCTCATCTTGAGCCAGTAAACCTAACACGTCTGGGTCTTTGTGGTGACCAACACCTAAAGCTAGGTCAGGTCTTGGACATGGTGGATAACGATTTATCCTGAAAAAGCTCATTTGTTCTTTGAAGTAATCACGAAAACGCTCTTTTGGTAAGCCTAAGCTTAATGAAATTAGTTCTAAGAGCTTGAACGCTAATTTCTCAGCGTGTCTTGCATATTCTTCACATGCTTccctaatgaaaaaaaatagaacaaaaaaaagagaaataaattagtttacataactgaataatataaaaaaatcatttcatcgAATCTTGTGTAAGTTATAAACTTGTTATATAGAGTGGTGGATGCAGCGTTGGGACTTGGGAGGATAGGATTCATTGGAATCCAATTGATTTGGTAAACATGAGGTTGTGATTATATTGGTTAAAAGAAGTTACCTTAAATCAGAAGGAAACTGAGGCCACTTGTTGTAAACAAGCCTTATACCTTCGTCTTCAGGATCAGTGGAAGAAGGAATAACCACTGGGTTTTTGAAATACATATCGAACACTTCTTTCCAATCTTTAACGTTTGTCGTGTGTTCACCATCGTGATACCCTACTTGATTCACCTCGTCTCTCTTcacctttattttttcttccctTGGCAAATCGAAAAACGTCTTCACAGTCTTCTCCACACGTTGTCTTGCGTCCAAAGGCACACCATGATTAATGACCTGAAAAAATCCCCATTTCTCACAGGCGTCACCGATCTCTGCGATAACGTTTTGGACATCTTCGGGATCATCGAGGCGCGAGAGATCAATCACACGTATTTCTTCGGGTTGGTTAGGGATGAAATTCGAATCTCTTCTATGCTCTGGTGCTTGGATGTAAGTTGGATCAAGATCCTTCATTGTTACAAGCAATAAAAGTTTTGAGCCTAAGTGAAAAGAGCTTTATGCTGTGTTTGGATGTCCCTTACTTGCAAAACCGAGAGTTCTATTTATACAGATAGACCGTTTGACATATTATTTGCTACCATCGGAATATGCTTCGTTTTGTTGTCCTTTGGGTTTACAAAGAGCTTCGGGCTTGTTTCTTTACATACATCGGGATgtaggtgtatatatatattatatatatataaaacgtgTATTTATCGTATATTCGACCATGCAAACAAAGGCTGTACGTGCGTAAAAATAGTAAGttagtaataatatataaactgaatcaaaatttcaaaatattatctaTGAACGATTTAGTACGTAGcgaaataaaaaatcaaactgatAATCGAAAGTTAAAAATCTTTTCCTAGAAACGTTTTTGTTTGCGGtctataatttgatatatttttataatttgcaaATCATATAAAGAAAATTGTAACGTATTCGTTACTATATCTAACTCATGTGGGTTAGATTGAATGGATGCGGATGAAAACATTGCACCAATACACGAAGACAATATGacaatttgatgttgttttttttcctcttttaattgaattttgactaaatctatgtttatattttttattaacttacgTGGGGTGGATACATTACTtgttaattcatatatatatatatatatatatatatatgttccgCTTCATAGTGTAAGGCTGACTACGATCTTCGTTAATATATTGGCAGCTACCTATcaattaaaattgtttgttttagtgGTTCATTATGCACGAATaaatcatcttttatttttatttttgccaatACAtgagagaaattaaaagaaagaaaaaaaaagctcaatCACCTACAAATCTTGCCACTTCCAACACACAAAAGTTATCCAATTTATATTGGTTAGCTGAGGAATAcgtattaatataaataatcaGTCACGATCGAATCTTATCAAAGCTTTGCTTAACGTAGATTTAGATTAAGACTCAACTTTTGGAGCATAGCTATATATAGCTATAAACCTATTcggatttgaatttgattttcgCAGATGTGAACAATGAACATATCGAAAGAGGTCCACAATTATATAATTACATTTGGTGGTCCACTAGTCACTTacataaaatccaaattcgaatTTCTCACATATAAACGAAACAGATCGAAAGAGGTCACTTAGTTACATTTGGTGGTCCAATACTAGTCATTTAATTACATAGAGTAATTTTCCAGATGTGAGAAATTCACCTGAAAGGCTGAAACGATTTTGATGCAAATGATTTGTTAGGGTCTTGCAGCAAATTCGCCTGAAGAAATTCTTTAACTTAATAAAGTTGTTTTTGGTGCAATGTTGGGTTTTATTGAAACAGAAGTATATCAACTAAGCATGCATAACAATATCTAAAGTTAGAACACAGAGTAATACAATTTGAAACGATAATTAGGTGGTCAGGACAGGACCACAAGCCAATTTTAAATAGAATCTGGACGTAATCTTATGAGTGGTGCTGAAATCGTAAATCActtctttaaattaaataaattttaattgatatctcataatttaaataataaaaataataataagcatGAAGAAAAATGAGATAAGTTTTTCATTAACACCATGTGTCTTGCTGAGAAGCCCTCTCAGTCATAGAAAAACACATGGCAAATAAGGATAATGTCTAATTTCGCTTAGTTCATAgaattgaaatgaaaataaaagtaagtGATCGATGAGACGTAGCACcaaactttttcctttttttttttaatgataaacaCTATGGCTGATCCAATCAGTCCTTGTATAAATGCATAGAAGTGTTACATAGTGAACTATTTTCCGAAAGATCACCATATGGTTTATTTCGAGTTCGAATTGCTTTTTGACTAATGTTAAAGTGTAAGAAAATTGGATGTTACTCGATTACTAAGTATTTTTTTTGAGTCTAGatccaaattcaaaattttcacataaatgtaatttttgtttcctGTGAAATTCGAACCCATAGAAAATGATTAAACACATTAATTTTTGAACCTCACTAGTCCATGGATCTAGAGCCAGCTAAGAATACAAGCAGAGCTAGCTTGTGCTTGTGGccgtaaattaattatataatatttcgACCGTTTTTTGCATAATAATGTTGTTAAATTAGTTGGTTTTAGCGGTTCATTATGCACgaataatacaataaaatttgaagGT comes from Camelina sativa cultivar DH55 chromosome 19, Cs, whole genome shotgun sequence and encodes:
- the LOC104765768 gene encoding flavonol synthase/flavanone 3-hydroxylase-like, with product MKDLDPTYIQAPEHRRDSNFIPNQPEEIRVIDLSRLDDPEDVQNVIAEIGDACEKWGFFQVINHGVPLDARQRVEKTVKTFFDLPREEKIKVKRDEVNQVGYHDGEHTTNVKDWKEVFDMYFKNPVVIPSSTDPEDEGIRLVYNKWPQFPSDLREACEEYARHAEKLAFKLLELISLSLGLPKERFRDYFKEQMSFFRINRYPPCPRPDLALGVGHHKDPDVLGLLAQDEVGGLQVRRRSDGVWFPIRPVPNALVINLGNCMELWTNDKYWSAEHRVVVNTTRERYSIPFFLLPSHDVEVKPLEELVSPKNPPRYKGYKWGKFYASRNRSNFQNQDIENIQTDDFKVVKE